The following proteins are encoded in a genomic region of Amycolatopsis sulphurea:
- a CDS encoding M16 family metallopeptidase, with product MADPELVRYTLDNGLRVVLAPDPTAPVVGVSVHYDVGFRSEPEGLTGFAHLFEHLMFQGSESLEKLAHFRHVQSSGGTFNGSTHPDYTDYYEVLPSAALERALFLEADRMRAPKLTAENLANQIEVVKEEIRLNVRNRPYGGFPWILLPPVLYSSFANAHDGYGAFEDLEGATLDDCAAFFDTYYSPANAVLTVAGDLAVENAKALIQKHFGDVPYRPAPVRPSFAEPLPETELHGEHEDAHAPLPALAVGYRMPDPVDDLDGYLACLVLAGVLTDGDGSRLQQRMVHLEPLVIEIGAGAGLFGPFEARDPDTFTITAIHPPDVPRERVLATLDEELEKLASTPPDERELKKVTARWAASLHSEHDRLVSRTLALGAFELLYGDAALVYRLADRMSAITGEAVSAAAKALRPNSRAVLVVHPATTEGTDEQ from the coding sequence ATGGCCGATCCCGAGCTCGTCCGCTACACCCTCGACAACGGTCTGCGCGTGGTGCTCGCACCGGACCCGACCGCGCCGGTCGTCGGCGTCAGCGTGCACTACGACGTCGGCTTCCGCTCCGAGCCGGAGGGGCTGACCGGCTTCGCGCACCTCTTCGAGCACCTGATGTTCCAGGGCAGCGAGAGCCTGGAGAAGCTCGCGCACTTCCGGCACGTGCAGTCCAGCGGCGGCACCTTCAACGGGTCCACCCACCCGGACTACACCGACTACTACGAGGTGCTGCCCTCGGCCGCGCTGGAGCGGGCGCTGTTCCTCGAAGCCGACCGCATGCGCGCGCCGAAGCTGACCGCGGAGAACCTGGCGAACCAGATCGAGGTCGTCAAGGAGGAGATCCGGCTCAACGTGCGCAACCGGCCCTACGGCGGGTTCCCCTGGATCCTGCTCCCGCCGGTGCTCTACTCCTCCTTCGCCAACGCGCACGACGGCTACGGCGCGTTCGAGGATTTGGAGGGCGCCACGCTGGACGACTGCGCCGCCTTCTTCGACACCTACTACTCGCCCGCCAACGCGGTGCTCACCGTCGCCGGTGACCTGGCGGTCGAGAACGCCAAAGCGCTCATCCAGAAGCACTTCGGCGACGTTCCGTACCGGCCCGCGCCGGTCCGCCCGTCCTTCGCCGAGCCGCTGCCGGAGACCGAGCTGCACGGTGAGCACGAGGACGCGCACGCGCCGTTGCCCGCGCTGGCCGTGGGCTACCGGATGCCGGACCCGGTCGACGATCTCGACGGCTACCTCGCCTGCCTGGTGCTCGCCGGCGTGCTGACCGACGGGGACGGCTCGCGGCTGCAGCAGCGGATGGTGCACCTCGAACCACTGGTGATCGAGATCGGCGCGGGCGCCGGGCTGTTCGGCCCGTTCGAGGCCCGCGACCCGGACACCTTCACCATCACCGCGATCCACCCGCCGGACGTGCCGCGCGAACGCGTGCTGGCCACGCTCGACGAGGAGCTGGAGAAGCTCGCCTCCACCCCGCCGGACGAGCGCGAGCTGAAGAAGGTCACCGCGCGCTGGGCGGCCAGCCTGCACTCCGAGCACGACCGCCTGGTCTCGCGCACGCTCGCGCTCGGCGCGTTCGAGCTGCTCTACGGCGACGCGGCACTGGTCTACCGGCTCGCCGACCGGATGTCCGCGATCACCGGCGAAGCCGTTTCGGCCGCGGCGAAGGCACTGCGCCCGAACTCGCGTGCGGTCCTCGTCGTGCATCCCGCCACCACCGAAGGGACGGACGAACAGTGA